The DNA sequence TAGCAACTGATGTATGAATATGACTGAAGAATGGATCAGAATATTGTGAAATTGTCTGATATATAGTCTAGCACACCTATTTCGATCAGCTTCTTGCTTCTCAGTTTGAGAGAGAAGAACTGTGGGCTGGAGAGTATGGTTGTTCAAAACACTATTACTGATCTCCAAATGTCgtgaaattttgatatatttatgTTCTGCTAGTTAAAaaatgatctggaaagtttcacctTATTTCGATGTATAATGAATCttcagtgatttttttttttagtctggTCTGCTTTGGTAAAGTTTCAGAATTTTTAGTGTACCCTCTAATTTTCTGCTGAGATTTGAACTTCTATTTGAATTATTTAACCTATGGTCTTTGTATATATTGAACTAGACATTCCAATAGTTGTttcaaaattgatttcttgTCAATTGGTCGTAAAATGACTTTTTGGTGGATTTTCTATTTTGACTTTGCTGCTGCTATATTTCTCTAAAACCTGACAGTTCAGTCTATTTGCATCCATCGTTTCCCTTACTTCTTGAACTTCGATTAGTGTGAAATTTTAGTATGTAGTACCTTGTTATGTCAGCTTTCATTCTGAAAAATTTCAACTCCATTGTTGCACAAATGAATTTTTCGAAAATCCTCAAAGCCAAACTGTTCTTGCCTAAATGTTACACTTTAAGTTGTGTCAAATTTGGTCATTTTCTGAATTTCTTTTGCACGAGATCATTGTGGAATGGAGCCTATGAATGCTGGGGCAAGCAGAGCTAAGGTGAGTCTAGTAATGGAGCCTTTTCCAAAATTGATGATGAACTGTTTGATTTATTGTCTTTGAAAAACTGTGCAGCCAAAAATTTATTATGGTTCAGTTTCATTGTTCTATATCCCAAACGGTGTGTTTTGATTCTCTTCCTTTGGTTGAATTTTGTTGCAGAAGGAGTGAAGCACCTAAAGGTTTTGAGGATGGCAGTGATTTACATGATGATGTATGTGCTGAATCTGTACGAGTACGCGAAGAAGAACTTGGGGCCTCTGAGATCGATTGTGTGGACTGTGGAGGTTGCTATGATCAATATTGTTGCTCCAATCTACTGGAGATTCAAAGGAGTGCCTGATGATTTCCTTCGTTTACTCAACATGAAGGTAAATCACTTTTATCCCTTCTTAcaagcaaaagaagaaatacAAATTGTATGGAAGTAAGGAACGAGAAGTTTCTCGGATTCATTAGTTTCTTTGGGATGAATTAAGTGCAGTGTTAGCTTTTCACACTTCTCCACGCTTTAGGCAAAACTAAAACCGGTGGTGAACTGTAATTTGCTGGACTTGATGTGAATGCTGCTATATGAGAATACTAATCAGTAACTAGTTTCATATTTACCGGCATAACAGAATTCAGCTTCCTCTACTTGTTAACCTCTTTGCTCAATCTGCCAGTTTAGATTTAAAGGTTGTTTTGTTGTAGGAAAGGATGTGCTTGTGACTGCTATGTTTGGATATAAAATTAGACCTGGATTATGCTTAATTGCAAAGTAGAAATGGGACATTGATTTTCGTTTGTAAATAAATTTTGGAGCATATTTCATTAACAAAAGTCTATTAGTCTAtgtttatttagtttttttaaAATGTCGCCTATATATTCATTGCTTAAACTCTTTTACAGCCAAACACTCGGTTAACAAAAACGAAGCTACTTCTGTTCTCTTTCCATTCCACTCTCACTCTTCTCTTAAGCTCAGAAACACTTGAAACTGCTTGGTTCACTTTCATCAAAGGTTGAAAATCAGTAGGTACTATATCTCCAAGTCTTGCTTCTCATCATGTTAGGAGGTATGAAGCTAAGGGTCGATCAAACCTTCTACTGCACTTTTCCAATTTCGCAGCTCCAGGTCTTCTATTGCTTTGCATGTCATGTATACCTCCTCTAATTCATGCATTTCACTATGACAGAACAAATGGAAGACTTTGAGATTTCAAACCACTGAGCTTCTCTCTATTTTGCTTCAATGCTAgaaattttctttcatttcggTAGGAACTTCTACTTTCTATTAAATTCCAGTTCTTAAAGctattcaaggttgtaatggatTGCACTTTTGATTATTATGTTTTGGTAAACCCATGAGGATGGATAGGACTAGAAAAGACCAAAGTTCAATTACTGCACTCCaagtgtttgatgttatgcctcAAAGACAACACCCAAGCTGAATTAGTGGGCTATTCCATGGTTTTCAAAAAACCTATACTCCTTGTtttactctcagtttttgaCAGCTTAAAGTagactcttcaatgatcattttgaacTTAGTTTCATGAAAAACGGAGTTACAATGAGATACTTGTGCTATTTTGAAGTTACTGCACTATTTCAGGATTTCTGCAGAATCAACATTTCTGTCAATTTTATATTCTTGTTTGACCCTCCATTTGAACTTCGATTAGCTTGAAACTTTgcaaaatagtagctttgcatgtctacttcaaatctggaaagttttgcttgaaatcactgaaagactaattgttggtgaaattttCTTGCTTGTTACCAGTTTTTTGAAACTTTCTCAAAACTGGCAGCTTATTGTTACAAACAATTGATTTGAGAACCTTTACACTTGTTTTCTGTCCTCGATCTTCAGTAAGTTAGATTAGACATGCAAAGCATGCCTTGAAACTTAACTTCAGTTCGAAAGGCTTAGAAAAGGTTTTGTCTTTGTTTGAAAGTGAGTACAAACCAGTGTTTTGTATGCATTCTGATCAAAATATTCTGATCAATGTTTTGTTTTCAGAATAAGCCCACGCAAGGTGAAGCTCTAGCTAGCTATTGCCCAGTCTCTAATTGAGTGATTTAGTCTAATGGAGAAATGTTATTAGGACTGAAAGTGAGTACAAAGTGTAGTCTGAAGCCTCAGATTTCAAACCTCTTTGAAGTCTATTTAGTTTAGCTACCTCGAGTTTATTTAACATCAGACTTCACTTGAGTTTatgttgtttcttttctttaaccAAAGGTTGAGACATGTTGATCCCAAATATCAAGTTTGCAGCTGCCCAAAAACTTAGTTTCGTTATCTTTAGCCTTGCGCATCTTAGGAAGTTCGAGTATTACTTTGTCAATACTTAAGCTTCATAAGATACACGGCGCTGTGACGTCAACCATTTTTGGGATGTTGTAGTAAGCCCTTATTCATGGTAATAAATAGGATTCATACTAAGTGTAATTTTCTGGTGATTGTATAGGTGATCAAGATGGAGGTTGACTATCTCTGAAATTTGAAATGGGAAATCCCATTGTTCATACATACTTGAGGTAATGATGGTTCTGAAAATCATACACTCACTTCTGGTTGGTTATTATAGCTGCTCAACAAGCCTCAGACTTTGACTGATTGTTGTTCATTTGACATATATTTTGGCAGAAAATTCATTGATCTTGCTCAAGAGAGTTACTAAAAACTAAGTTTCCTTTGTACCTTTctcttacatatttggatttgcCAAGTTGATGTTATCTGATATTGACTGCTTGGCTTTTCTGTGTTTTCTGCAGAATCCTAATATGCAGTTTGAGGCTTTGATTTACTACCTCACAAATCTAAGTGAATTACAGATAGTTTTAGTTTTGGCTACTCTTTTGATTTTTCTGTGTTTTCGCTTTTGCTCTATTCCTCCCTGTAACACTACGTTACTCATCATTCAAGGTAAACTCATTCCTCACAATCTACACTTGACTAGAAATTTAACATTATAACCTACACTTGACTAGAAATTTTGCACTCCTCACAATCATTTTATCTGCAGGCTCACTAGCCATTCCCTTCAAATCATATTATGGAGGTAAGAAAATGTTGTTCTAGTTGTTGGCCTGTTGCAGTGATATTATTGTGTTCTTGTCCTGATTTCTGGTCTAGTTCTTCATAAAATTGAGTTAAATAATCTTTGCAACTTCAAGCAATGTGATAGTTATCTAGACATAAAGGTACTAAAAGCACTAGCAAATAATACCTCATTCTACGTGCATATTATCCGCAGGGTTATGCATATATGCTCACGCACCACGGAATACCTTCCGTTTTCTATGACCACTTCTATGATTCGGATGATTTCATTCATGATTAGATCGTGAAACTGGTACAGCAGTACAGCTAGCTAGTTCCTTTATTGACTTGTGTCTAGTAGAAGTTTTTCCTTCATTAAGCATTTGGACTTCCAGATTAGTATATATGGGCCATTTTGAactgatgctcatgattaggtttgtgtacatgagacgatggtggattaatggaaattgcaatgaatgattttggatgtcgattttatggtttcatgaatgggcaattttaatttccaaaatgaatgcataccaattgtaacagaGGACTACTAATAtatgttatctcaaattgcaagctacaacaaaagcacactaatgtgtggttgcagctgcacaaaagcaacacaaaaaccaattagaagtctattgtctttttggcattgggacgacaaaaattgtagtctaaatggtaaaacaacaacataagttagatggAATTGTTGGCTAAAGcgtataacaacaacaaataagtgtggttggacttgatcacagacaatataaaacacgtactattagtggtcctttttatattcagaccacaaatatttgtcgtctTAATAACCTCAAACGACAATAAATTGTCGTTGTAATGagactgacataacagaaagaatatgatatctattgtttaaaccatttcccaacatcacataagtacaatttcaaaacctttcatacaacacttaaatgtcataTAAACCTACCatagaacgacacttaattgtcctctgatgcaCTTTACGACCAcagataattgttgtttaaagtcAATTTGCAcaacatttaattgttgttgtatgcTAGAAGACACAATAGTATTTACAAAAGActatggttgttttgtttatcagacaatacaaaactgttgtttgaatgcttttaaagatacatatcacaatgttcccaaaatgcaaaactcatcagacaacacaagacttttatttttttatgtcgtctgatgcccccaagagacgacaccgtactagacgacatatttttgttcgttcagacgacagaacagttctgtcgtctgaaggcctttttggcatagtgaccaTCCGTCTCCTTTCTGTTTCTTTGTAAATCATGGGCACAAACAGGGGCAAAATCGGAAGTTTGAAAGTTTCCCCCAACATGGACAACATAAACAGTAAACGGCTGCTCGCTTTATTAATAGAGATAGAGATGAACAAAATACTATGAAGCCAATTCtttcaacaaacaaaaaaaaaaaacaatgaagcCAATAACACAAAGGGGGAAGCTATTTGACTTGTAGACTTCAAAAACTTGCAGTCTAAAAAAGAagtaaatgaaaagaaaataatcaATCAGAAGTTGAACAGGAACGACATGGACATTTGTCTATATATCCTAGCACTCTCTTCATGTCTGGAGTCATGACGAAGGGAAAGTCTTCAACTACTATTTCAAAATCATTTCGTGCATTCCCTGTCACTGAAACTAGGCTCTCTGAGTAGATACAAGATCGGATCAATTGAAGCCCTTGACCAAAACAAAGCTGCTCCATCTTTCCGGCGCTTGGGTCGTAAGTGATAGTGCGCCCCGAACCATCTTGTATGAGAAACTCGCCATTTCGCCAAAAACCTAGTAGTATGTCAGCAAATGCAACTGGTCCAACTGTGAATTGCTTAGTCCAAGATCTGTCATCACCGTAGTCTTTCATAACCCATATGTCAAAACATTTGGTGTCACTTTCTTCCAAGAAAGAAACTAGCGTCTTTGGATAAACAATAAGAGAAAGAGATTCATTAAACAGTGCAACGACATATGCAGTTTCGCGACTAGTAATCCTCAATTCTGGAAGCTCTATCTTTGCAAACACTTCACCAACCATGTCAAAAGAAAGAATATGCCAATCACTGCCACTAGGGACGCCATCATCATAAGCCAACCAGTGAGCATTTCCGTTGACATTGGTGTCAGTAATACAATCTTGAAGATCTAGAGTAACATGGTCAAGCAAAGGATCACTAAGCTTTTTCCATGAATTAGAACTTACATGATATATTGCAGCCTGGCGTTCACGTTCCCTGGGAAAAGTGCaatccttaaaaaaaaacaccatgTAATCGTTGGTTTTAGGATCAAAACCAATTTCGACAAATTGTCGTGATAGAGAACCTGTATGCCAAATAATCGATTGTTCTGGTTTTGGAACTAGCTTGAATTCTCTCAACGAAACATTCATCAGCCCAATTACATCGCCGTGAACTCTAGATGATTCATGGAGGCAATATATGCCATTGCGTGGACCAAAAATTATCACATCTTTAGTCCAATAATTTGAAAACTTGTTTTCTTGGTCTGAATTATCCGAAAGCTTAAGCCAGTCGATAGAAACAATATCATCTGTGGTTTCGTCTAAATTGACCAAGCTGAAACAAGTGTCTTTTCGTTGATCAATGGGCAACTCATTAATATAACGGAGATCCAGGGAGTGAGAAAGCAGGAAGGAACGAGTATTCTTCTTCTGTCCGCTGTGAAAGTGGAGGTGTTTGGTGACAAAACTTGGGTGCATAAATAGAGCATACCAAGATTTGCACACACATTGGAATCTCTTCAAAGATTTGACACGCAATCTACAAAGAATGTCCCACAACACATCTTGGGAGCATGTTCTCGCCATATATATGTACTCAGTCCGATCCTCGGCTCACAAATCTAAACTGATCGaggcaaataaaataaaaatcacaagaGGTACTTTATCATCTTTGAATGAAATCATTCGTAATATGTGTGCGCATGACAATGTAATTGTGTTCTTCAATCCGACACATTACTTCCTCGTTTCTCAGTGCTCAGAGTTTGCAACGATCATGATAGGTAATGAATATAAAATAATTTTATGTATATTTCTCATTGtcagagataaaaaaaaagtcaaaacctTAAATAAACAAtattaacaagaaaattactttCATAAACTAACTACCCACTTCTCCGCACCCTATGCCAACGGAAACTCATCAGCTGTGGTCTTTGAAACATTCTTTTCCGACTAATAAGCGTTAGCGTTGCCGAAGTTCTCCAAACTAAAGAAGCGCTTCTTGCCGATGAATGTCTTTGCCGAAGAAGTCTCAAATAAAAAATGCTTATAGGACAACGAAAATTCTTCCACCCACCTAGGTGGGTGGTCACCTCATGTGCTGTCAAGAGATCTGGCCTCCTTACGCGACTAGCCAATGTCGGCCATTGGATCAGTCGTTAGTTAATAGACGGAGATATGTTCACGGTTTCGAATATTGTTGGCCAAAAACTCTTCAATAAATGCGGTAAAAAATCAATGAATGGGTCACGATTAATTCGGgtctctgtttcttcttccttgtttACAAAGAGGTCACGAAAAGTTTTGGGTGAATCCAAGCGTGAGCAGCGAGAGCTTTGAAAGAACCCAGGAGAGAGGCTGCCAGCATGGTGAAGTGTCTGAGACCAACCAATGCGGTGATCCTCCTCCACAGTCGCTACGCCGGCCGCAAGGCCTTCATCGTCGAGGGCGTCGACTACACTGCCTCATCGCCGGAATCAAGAAGTAGCCAAACAAGAAACAAATCGTGTTTGATTTAGAATATATGGGTTTAGGAACTAAATTTCAATCGTGTTAATTGATAGGGAAGTCAACATATAATCACCATTGCCGCCTGCAAACCTAACCAAAAATTTCTTGTGCAGCCAAGCAATTTAgcgtttcaaactttcaatcatTAGATTCAACTGTTTCGAATTTGTCTGCACCTAATTAGATGAGATTGACCTGGAAGTTATAGTTTTTCAACCTCCTTTTTCATTCATAATCCCAAGGTGGaattgattttcttttgttgtcgAGTTTGGGTCTGAGAATGAGAAGAGCTGCAGAGAGGGGGAACAGAGACAAAGCGAGAGGATATAAATGTTTAGAGTGAAATAATTAGCTAATGAGCTTTACTACTTCATTTCGATTGCTGTATCTATGAAAGGTaaggaaaaagaggaaaacATGGCCGTTACCAGAGCCAAAGAGCACCGCCAATGGTGACTGA is a window from the Rosa chinensis cultivar Old Blush chromosome 2, RchiOBHm-V2, whole genome shotgun sequence genome containing:
- the LOC112183620 gene encoding F-box protein At3g07870; the encoded protein is MARTCSQDVLWDILCRLRVKSLKRFQCVCKSWYALFMHPSFVTKHLHFHSGQKKNTRSFLLSHSLDLRYINELPIDQRKDTCFSLVNLDETTDDIVSIDWLKLSDNSDQENKFSNYWTKDVIIFGPRNGIYCLHESSRVHGDVIGLMNVSLREFKLVPKPEQSIIWHTGSLSRQFVEIGFDPKTNDYMVFFFKDCTFPRERERQAAIYHVSSNSWKKLSDPLLDHVTLDLQDCITDTNVNGNAHWLAYDDGVPSGSDWHILSFDMVGEVFAKIELPELRITSRETAYVVALFNESLSLIVYPKTLVSFLEESDTKCFDIWVMKDYGDDRSWTKQFTVGPVAFADILLGFWRNGEFLIQDGSGRTITYDPSAGKMEQLCFGQGLQLIRSCIYSESLVSVTGNARNDFEIVVEDFPFVMTPDMKRVLGYIDKCPCRSCSTSD